CGCCTGGCCAGCGTAGGAAAACTTGCCGCCGGTGTAGCTCACGAAATCAATAATCCCCTGACTTCGATCCTGACCAACGCTTCCCTGATGGCCGAATCCTGTCCACCGGAAAACCCATACCGCAGAGATCTTGAACTCATCGTGGGAGAGTGCCTTCGCTGCCGAAAGATTGTACGGGGGCTCCTGAACTTTTCAAGACAGAGCCCTCCGGAATTTTCTTCGTTTTCTCTGAACAATGCCGTCGATCAGACAATCCGTCTTCTTCGCCATCAGCTTCGCTCCCGAAAAATCGGTCACGAGATCGATCTGGATCCCAACCTGGCTCGAATCTGTGCCGATCCTGACCAGATCCAGCAGGTTCTCTTAAATCTCTTTATGAACTCAATGGATGCCATGCCCGAGGGAGGTCTGCTTACGGTGGTCACGCAATCCCTTCAAAGCCATGCGATCCTGCAGATTTCCGATACGGGTGTCGGCATTCCCGATTCCATCATTGACCATATCTTTGATCCTTTCTTTACCACCAAGGAGAGCGGAACGGGACTCGGATTATCGATCAGCTACGGGATTATACAGGCTCACGGTGGGAAAATATCGGTTGAAAGTAAAGAGAATCAGGGCACAATCTTTTCGCTGTACTTCCCCCTTCCTTCACAGAATCATCCCTCTCCCTGCAGTTGATCGACCCCTTTCCTGTGTGATAAAGTGCAGGCGATGAAAGATAAAATCCTTGAACGATTCCTGCGCTATGTGAAAATTGACACAAGATCAGACTATGAGTCCGAAACCTTTCCCTCCTCAGAAAGGCAGTGGGACCTTCTTCGACTCCTGAAGGATGAGATGGTTTCCATGGGGCTCCATGATGTCGAACTTGATCACTATGGGTACCTGACGGCAACGCTTCCCGCGAATCAACCCGCGAAAGGCGTTCCGGTGGTTGCCTTCATTGCCCATGTCGACACCTCTCCCGATGTACCCGGTGAAGTCGTGAAACCCTTAGTTCACCGGGATTACAATGGAGAGGATATTGTCCTGTCCGGGAACACGGCCGAAATCATCAAGGTGACGGAAAACCCAAACCTGGGCCGCTGCAAGGGAGACACCCTGATTACCTCCGATGGAGCTTCGCTTCTGGGTGCTGACGATAAGGCCGGGATTGCAGAGATCCTGTCGGCGGTAGAGTACCTGCAGGCCCATCCCGAAATTCCGCGGGGAACCATCAAGATCGCCTTCACTCCGGATGAAGAAATCGGAAAGGGAACTCTCCATTTTGATGTTGAAAAATTCGGAGCAGACTTCGCCTACACCATGGATGGCGGGGATCTGGGGGAAATCGAAAACGAAACCTTCACGGCTTCCAGTGCCACCCTTACCGTAAAAGGCCACAATGTCCATCCCGGGTATGCCAAAGACAAAATGGTCAACGCCGTGAGGATAACTGCGGAACTTCTCACCCACCTTCCTGCGGACATGGCGCCCGAAACCACGGAGAAGCGGGAAGGGTACATCCACCCTAACAATCTGAAGGGAGACGTCTCAGAGGTTACGGTCAGTTTCATCCTTCGCGATTTTTCCCTTGAAGGCGTCGAGCAGAAAAAGGCCCTTCTTCAGGATATCTGTGCACGTATGAGGGAACGTTATCCTAAAGCGGACATCATCCTCAAGACTGAGGATCAGTACAAAAACATGATTTACAAGCTCAATGAAGAACCCCGGGTTGTGGAGTTCGCCCTGGAAGCCGTGCGCCGATGCGGCCTGGAACCCCGGCTCAAGTTCATCCGGGGAGGAACCGATGGAGCGCAGCTCTGTTTCAAGGGCCTTTTGACTCCCAATGTCTTTGCGGGCGGGCAGAATATCCACTCAAAGCAGGAATGGGTGAGCCTTGAATGGATGGAAAAAGCCTCCGAGACCATTCTCCACCTGGTCCAGATCTGGTACGAAAAGACTCATACTGCTTGAAGGTTCAACCCTTCAATTCTGATTTTTCTACAATTGAATTTCCTTCGAGGAGGACCCTATGACCGAGCCCAGGGCAGGGCAGCTGCCGGATAACGCGTACACACCTCTCAAGCCGGGAGAAATTTACCGTCCTTACGTTCCCGCAGATAAGGCGCTTCACGAGATTACCCTCCGTTCCGTTCTGTGGGGATCGATCATGGCCCTGATTTTCACGGCCGCAGCAGCCTACCTTGGACTGAAGATCGGCCAGGTCTTTGAAGCGGCCATTCCCATCGCCATCCTTGCGGTAGGGTTGAAGAACCTCTACCGGCGTAAGTCCACGGTACTGGAAAATGTCATCATACAATCCATCGGAGCGGCCTCGGGCGTCATTGTGGCGGGCGCGATTTTCACCCTGCCAGCCCTTTACATTCTTGATCTCAAGGCCGATTTCTTCAAAATTTTTCTGGCCTCCTTCATTGGAGGGATTCTGGGGATTCTCTTCCTGATTCCCATGCGGCGGTACTTCGTCCGGGATCAGCACGGACTTCTGCCCTTCCCCGAAGCTACGGCCACAACGGAGGTTCTGGCAACAGGCGAATCGGAGACGGGAGGTCAGGCCCTGACACTCGTAATCGCCGCCCTGGTCGGAGGCCTTTACGATTTCGCCATTGCAACCTTCGGACTCTGGAAGGAAATCGTTTCGACACGAATCCTCCCCTTTGGAACTCTCATTGCTGACAAGGTCAAGATTGTCTGCAAGGTTAATGCCGGTGCCGCCGTTATGGGCCTGGGGTACATCATCGGACTTCGGTATTCTCTGATCATCTGCAGCGGAAGCTTTCTCTCATGGTTTGTCCTGATTCCCCTCGTCTATTTCTTTCATCCCACCTTCGGGGAGACAGTATTCCACGGTGCAAGCGGGATCGGAGCCATGTCCGCGGAAGAAATCTTTGCCCAGTACGTTCGTCATATCGGAATCGGCGGGATCGCGGCGGCCGGGATTATCGGGATCATAAAAAACGGGAAGATCATCGTTTCCGCTTTTACGCTGGGTTTCAAACAGATCTTTTCCAAGAGTGAAGCCGATATTTCGGAGCGGACGGACCGGGATATGCCCATGGGTGCCGTGGTTTCACTGATCATCGTATCCGTTATCGCGGTCTTTGTCTTCTTCGGCACGATGGTTGTCGAGTCATGGACCTACGCGGTGGCCGCTCTTCTGGTTGCCATCGTGATCTCCTTTCTCTTCACCACGGTTGCTGCCCGGGCCATTGCCATCGTAGGCGTCAATCCCGTGTCGGGCATGACCCTCATGACGCTTATCATTTCCTCGTTCATTCTCTACCAGATCGGCCTGACGGGGCCTGAAGGCATGCTGGCCGCCCTGATCATAGGAACAGTAGTATGTACCTCTCTTTCCATGTCCGGTGGATTTATCACCGATCTGAAGATCGGGTACTGGCTCGGTTCCACTCCCTACCATCAGGAGCGGTATAAATTCCTGGGAACGCTGATTGCCTCCGCCTGCGTGGGCATCGTCATGCTCCTTCTCAACAATGTGTACGGATTTGTTGCCACGGATGCCCATCCCACCCCTCTTGCCGCACCGCAGGCCAACGCCATGGCTGCCGTTCTTACCGCCATGTTTCAATCTTCCGCAGCCCCCTGGTATCTCTACCTCTTCGGAATTGTCCTGGCCATCGTACTTGAATTTGTCGGCATTCCCCCGCTTGCCTTTGCCCTGGGAATGTACCTTCCCATCGAACTCAATACTCCCCTCCTGATAGGCGGCTTCGTCGCATACCGGGTCGGAAAGAGCACATCGGACGAAGAGCTTTCCAAAGTAAGGAAGGACAAGGGCACCCTCATCGCTTCGGGATTTATCGCCGGAGGATCGGTGATGGGTGTCGCAAGCGCCGTCCTGGCCTTCTTTTTCGGTCAGCAGTTTCATCTCGGAATCGGGGAAACGGTATTCGGAGAGTGGCTGAGCCTCATCTTCTTTATCGGTCTCTGTCTCTTCCTCTACGGGTACTCCCGAACCGCAAAGAAGGCGGTATAATCGCAGCCATGGATAGCGAAGAACTGACTAAACTGAAGGATCTCGCGCGCCAGGTTCGAATCTGGTCCCTCAAGGCGACAACACGCGCCGGTTCGGGACATCCGGGTGGATCCCTTTCTATCGCGGAGATCCTGGTGGATCTTTACTTTCGAAATCTCCGTCACAATCCCTCCGATCCTGCCTGGGCGGACCGGGACCGGTTCATCCTTTCCAAGGGGCACGGTGTCCCGGCTCTTTACGCAGCCATGGGGCTGAGCGGTTATTTCCCGATCGAGAATATGATGTCCCTTCGAAATCTGGGGTCCCCCTTTCAGGGTCATCCGGATCGAAGGTTTATCTCCGCCCTGGAGGCCTCTACGGGATCCCTGGGCCAGGGACTTTCTATTGGAATCGGGGTGGCCCTGGCGGCCCGGCTTTCTCAATCGGAACACCATACGTATGTTCTCCTGGGAGACGGCGAGTGTCAGGAAGGCCAGATCTGGGAAGCGGCCATGTTCGCTGGATTCCATAAACTTGGAAACCTCACAGCCATCGTCGATTTCAACAAGTACCAGCTGGACGATGCAACCTCCCACATTCTTGAGCTTGAACCCTTTGCGGCCAAATGGGAGGCCTGCAACTGGACCGCACTCCGTATCGACGGCCACGATCTGGAAGCCGTCGATACAGCCATGATCCAGGCCCGCGAAGATGGAAAGCCAACGGTCATCATCGCGGATACGGTCAAGGGCAAAGGGGTCTCCTTCGTTGAGGGAAACAATGACTACCATGGAAAGGCTCTGACACCTGCCGAACTGGAACGGGCTCTGGGAGAACTGGGAGGTACACC
The Thermoanaerobaculia bacterium genome window above contains:
- the pepT gene encoding peptidase T, with the translated sequence MKDKILERFLRYVKIDTRSDYESETFPSSERQWDLLRLLKDEMVSMGLHDVELDHYGYLTATLPANQPAKGVPVVAFIAHVDTSPDVPGEVVKPLVHRDYNGEDIVLSGNTAEIIKVTENPNLGRCKGDTLITSDGASLLGADDKAGIAEILSAVEYLQAHPEIPRGTIKIAFTPDEEIGKGTLHFDVEKFGADFAYTMDGGDLGEIENETFTASSATLTVKGHNVHPGYAKDKMVNAVRITAELLTHLPADMAPETTEKREGYIHPNNLKGDVSEVTVSFILRDFSLEGVEQKKALLQDICARMRERYPKADIILKTEDQYKNMIYKLNEEPRVVEFALEAVRRCGLEPRLKFIRGGTDGAQLCFKGLLTPNVFAGGQNIHSKQEWVSLEWMEKASETILHLVQIWYEKTHTA
- a CDS encoding oligopeptide transporter, OPT family produces the protein MTEPRAGQLPDNAYTPLKPGEIYRPYVPADKALHEITLRSVLWGSIMALIFTAAAAYLGLKIGQVFEAAIPIAILAVGLKNLYRRKSTVLENVIIQSIGAASGVIVAGAIFTLPALYILDLKADFFKIFLASFIGGILGILFLIPMRRYFVRDQHGLLPFPEATATTEVLATGESETGGQALTLVIAALVGGLYDFAIATFGLWKEIVSTRILPFGTLIADKVKIVCKVNAGAAVMGLGYIIGLRYSLIICSGSFLSWFVLIPLVYFFHPTFGETVFHGASGIGAMSAEEIFAQYVRHIGIGGIAAAGIIGIIKNGKIIVSAFTLGFKQIFSKSEADISERTDRDMPMGAVVSLIIVSVIAVFVFFGTMVVESWTYAVAALLVAIVISFLFTTVAARAIAIVGVNPVSGMTLMTLIISSFILYQIGLTGPEGMLAALIIGTVVCTSLSMSGGFITDLKIGYWLGSTPYHQERYKFLGTLIASACVGIVMLLLNNVYGFVATDAHPTPLAAPQANAMAAVLTAMFQSSAAPWYLYLFGIVLAIVLEFVGIPPLAFALGMYLPIELNTPLLIGGFVAYRVGKSTSDEELSKVRKDKGTLIASGFIAGGSVMGVASAVLAFFFGQQFHLGIGETVFGEWLSLIFFIGLCLFLYGYSRTAKKAV
- a CDS encoding transketolase, producing the protein MDSEELTKLKDLARQVRIWSLKATTRAGSGHPGGSLSIAEILVDLYFRNLRHNPSDPAWADRDRFILSKGHGVPALYAAMGLSGYFPIENMMSLRNLGSPFQGHPDRRFISALEASTGSLGQGLSIGIGVALAARLSQSEHHTYVLLGDGECQEGQIWEAAMFAGFHKLGNLTAIVDFNKYQLDDATSHILELEPFAAKWEACNWTALRIDGHDLEAVDTAMIQAREDGKPTVIIADTVKGKGVSFVEGNNDYHGKALTPAELERALGELGGTP